From candidate division KSB1 bacterium:
GTTTCGACCTCAAAGGTCTTGTGACCTTTGAGGTCCGAAGCGATTTCGCAGCATCAAGCAGAGTGGCGTAGATTCTTGCAATTTGTTTGCCCTGGATCTAACCAAAGGCATAGCGGAGCTATCATACAGTTGTAAACCATCCATTAATTGAGAGGATCATTAAAAGGAATGAAGATATGACCCGTCGTGTTGTCGTAACCGGGATTGGATTGATAAGTCCGTTAGGCATAACGATCAAAGATTTTTGGGAGGCGTTGATCGCGGGGAAAAGTGGAGTTGATTACATTAAGCGCTTCGATACCAGCGAATTCGAGACCAAAATCGCTGCTGAAGTGAAAAATTTCGATGTCAATGACTATTTGGACCGCAAAGAGGCGCGCCGAATGGATACGTTTACCCAATATGCTGTCATTGCATCGAAATTTGCCATTGATGATTCGGGTTTGAAATTGGATCGGGAGAACCTGGATCGGATCGGTGTGATTATCGGCTCTGGTATCGGAGGAATGGATACGTTCGAGCGCGAATATCGCAACTATTTCGACAAAGGGCCTCGTAAGATCAGTCCATTCTTTATTCCAATGATGATCCCAGATATAGCTCCAGGTTATATCAGTATTCGATTTGGGTTCAAAGGGCCGAATTATTCGACGATTTCTGCCTGTGCTTCAAGCAGCCATGCCATCGGCAATGCGTTCCGATCGATCCAATATGGCGAAAGTGATGTCATGATCACTGGGGGATCGGAAGCGACGATTACGCCCATGGGAGTGGGCGGGTTTAATGCCATGAAAGCGCTGTCGACTCGGAACGATCACCCCCAGCGCGCCAGTCGGCCATTTGACGCAGACCGCGATGGCTTTGTAATGGGCGAAGGGGCAGGAATTTTGGTGCTTGAGTCAGAAGAACATGCCTTGCGGCGCGACGCGAAAATCTATGGTGAAATTATTGGTGTCGGTTATACTGCCGATGCATTTCACATTACTGCTCCGGCTTCAGACGGCGATGGCGCCATGCGGGTCATGAAAAACGCCCTGAAAGACGCTAAAATTTCGATCGACGAGGTCGATTACATCAATGCCCATGGCACTTCTACGCCTTATAATGATAAAATCGAATCTTTAGCTATCAAAAAAGTCTTTGGTGAACGGGCCTATCGTATTCCCATTAGCTCGACGAAATCGATGACTGGGCATTTGCTGGGGGCTTCAGGCAGCATCGAACTCATTGCAACCTTATTGACCTTAAAGCATGACATCATTCATCCCACAATTAACTATGAAACTCCTGATCCGGATTGCGATTTGAATTATACCCCCAACAAGGCGATTCACAAAACTGTCAACATCGCCATTTCCAATTCATTTGGATTTGGGGGACATAATGTTTGTTTAGTAGCGAAAAAATATCCTTCTTAATCTGGCTCGATTAAAGACAGCTATGTTTACTAAAATCTCTGTGGTTTTCAAGAAGCTTTTTCCGGGGAAGCCCAAAGCAGGATGTCTATCTGATGAGCAAATCGCCAAATTAGAATCCCGATTGAACTATCATTTTAATGACAAATCGCTCATAACCCAGGCACTGAAACATCGTTCCTATCTTGCTGTGACCAATGAGCCGAGGCTGGCCTCGAACGAACGGCTCGAACTGTTAGGCGATGCAGTGCTCGGCATGGTCGTGACCGAATATCTGTTCAAAAAATTCCCTACCAAAGAAGAAGGTGATCTCACCGCCATCAAATCTCTCATGGTCAGTCGAAAAATTCTCACTCGCATCGCCAATCAAATCGGGATTGGCGAATTTGTGCTGCTAAATGAGGCAGAACAAAAGGCTGGTGGACGCAATCGACCTTCAATCCTGACCGATACGTTTGAGGCGATCATCGGCGCGATTTATCTCGATGGAGGGCTATCCGCAGTAGTTGATCTCGTCCAACGAAAGTTACTGGCGCGCACGACCAAAATTATCTCAGAAGAGCAAAACAAAAATTTTAAAAGCATTTTGCTTGAATATACTCAGAGCAAAAACCTTGGGCTTCCACAATATTTGGTCCGAAACGAGGAAGGGCCAGATCATAATAAGCTATTTACAATCGAAGTCATGATCAACAATGAAGTCCTAGGCATTGGGAAAGGCAATAGCAAAAAGAAGGCGGAGCAGCTTTCCGCAAAATGCGCACTCAAAAAACTCAATATCCTATGATGACAGGGAGGCAAAAATGGAATATTTCTTAACCGAGGAACAGAAAGAGCTGCAGAAGTTAGCTCGCAAAGTTGCGATGGAAAAAGTGAAACCAGTAGCTGCCTATCATGACAAAACTGGCGAATTTCCCTGGGAATTGGTAAAGCTGTTTGCCGAATTGGATTTCTTTCGAATTTGGGTTGATGAAGCGTACGGTGGCATGGGAAAAGGCGTGATGGAACTGGTATTGGTAACCGAAGAATTGTCACGGGCGTGCGGTGGGATTGCGCTCTCCGTTGCTGCCTCTGCCCTGGGGACATTTCCGATCCTTATCAGTGGGAACGAACGGCAGAAGCAAAAATATCTGCCAGATCTCGCCGATGGCAAATATTTAGCGGCATTCTGTCTCACCGAACCCGAGGCAGGATCTGATGCCGCTGCGATTAAAACCCGAGCGGTGCGCGATGGCGATTATTATATTTTGAACGGCAAAAAGCATTTCATCACCAACGGCGGCGTCGCCAAGCTTTACACTGTGATTGCCTCCACTGATCCATCGAAAGGGAGCCGCGGCGCTACTGCGTTCATCGTCGAAGACGGATTCCCGGGCCTCTCTTATGGAAAAGAA
This genomic window contains:
- the fabF gene encoding beta-ketoacyl-ACP synthase II, with the translated sequence MTRRVVVTGIGLISPLGITIKDFWEALIAGKSGVDYIKRFDTSEFETKIAAEVKNFDVNDYLDRKEARRMDTFTQYAVIASKFAIDDSGLKLDRENLDRIGVIIGSGIGGMDTFEREYRNYFDKGPRKISPFFIPMMIPDIAPGYISIRFGFKGPNYSTISACASSSHAIGNAFRSIQYGESDVMITGGSEATITPMGVGGFNAMKALSTRNDHPQRASRPFDADRDGFVMGEGAGILVLESEEHALRRDAKIYGEIIGVGYTADAFHITAPASDGDGAMRVMKNALKDAKISIDEVDYINAHGTSTPYNDKIESLAIKKVFGERAYRIPISSTKSMTGHLLGASGSIELIATLLTLKHDIIHPTINYETPDPDCDLNYTPNKAIHKTVNIAISNSFGFGGHNVCLVAKKYPS
- the rnc gene encoding ribonuclease III; this translates as MFTKISVVFKKLFPGKPKAGCLSDEQIAKLESRLNYHFNDKSLITQALKHRSYLAVTNEPRLASNERLELLGDAVLGMVVTEYLFKKFPTKEEGDLTAIKSLMVSRKILTRIANQIGIGEFVLLNEAEQKAGGRNRPSILTDTFEAIIGAIYLDGGLSAVVDLVQRKLLARTTKIISEEQNKNFKSILLEYTQSKNLGLPQYLVRNEEGPDHNKLFTIEVMINNEVLGIGKGNSKKKAEQLSAKCALKKLNIL
- a CDS encoding acyl-CoA dehydrogenase family protein, whose product is MEYFLTEEQKELQKLARKVAMEKVKPVAAYHDKTGEFPWELVKLFAELDFFRIWVDEAYGGMGKGVMELVLVTEELSRACGGIALSVAASALGTFPILISGNERQKQKYLPDLADGKYLAAFCLTEPEAGSDAAAIKTRAVRDGDYYILNGKKHFITNGGVAKLYTVIASTDPSKGSRGATAFIVEDGFPGLSYGKEEDKMGIRASATSEVIFEDCRVPVENRLGEEGQGFMVAMKTLDKSRPGVAAQALGIAQGAFDLAVEYARQRVQFGQSIISFQAIQFMLADMATQIEAARALIYSTARMIDAGVKNISKESAMCKVLASDVAMKVTTDAVQIFGGYGYMRDYPIEKYMRDAKITQIYEGTNQIQRLVIARNIVREGASKSND